A single Choristoneura fumiferana chromosome 9, NRCan_CFum_1, whole genome shotgun sequence DNA region contains:
- the LOC141430879 gene encoding uncharacterized protein isoform X2: MLVGYGHHWAKLYSVWWYTAAYTAGASTEKQPEKAMDITSQISIEVTAITTSVTGLTDGRLLILLTSTLMTDISMVQQRAIKDIVMIVEQIINIVITNAILDVLVNLAFITYSESVS; encoded by the exons atgcTGGTGGGGTATGGACACCATTGGGCCAA ATTATATTCAGTTTGGTGGTATACTGCTGCATATACTGCAGGCGCTTCAACAGAGAAGCAGCCAGAGAAAGCAATGGACATCACATCACAAATCAGCATCGAAGTAACAGCGATAACGACATCAGTTACTGGGCTAACGGATGGCCGGTTGCTGATCTTACTGACTTCAACGTTGATGACAGACATCAGCATGGTCCAACAGAGAGCTATCAAGGATATAGTCATGATTGTGGAACAGATCATAAATATAGTCATCACGAATGCGATACTGGACGTATTGGTGAATTTGGCTTTCATCACGTATAGTGAAAGTGTTAGttga
- the LOC141430877 gene encoding uncharacterized protein, with protein MEEQLIICMGVVAFLISVLCFYICKLTFEFCRCYRQRNRIYPVVIQNIPPIELGPPSYEEVLRTTGAQASPHSNPPDNITSDNVSSDTQNREASGDNNSNNDVDETENSVESNIGVESGAILSLEENSDVDPSSKNKRHSKSNDDSGVKSGSGEDTVDTFDDDSKYDTASSHSAGVGDSRAPSP; from the exons atgGAAGAACAATTGATCATTTGCATGGGAGTAgtg GCATTCTTAATATCTGTTCTCTGTTTCTATATCTGCAAATTGACATTTGAGTTTTGCCGTTGCTATAGGCAGAGAAACAGAATTTATCCAGTGGTTATACAAAATATACCACCCATCGAACTGGGACCGCCAAGTTACGAAGAAGTTCTCAGAACTACTGGCGCTCAAGCTAGTCCACATTCAAATCCCCCCGATAATATCACCTCTGATAATGTTAGCAGTGACACTCAAAATAGAGAGGCTTCTGGAGACAATAACTCTAATAATGATGTTGATGAGACTGAAAATAGTGTTGAATCTAATATTGGAGTTGAAAGTGGTGCAATTCTAAGTTTAGAGGAAAACAGTGATGTTGATCCCAGTAGTAAGAACAAAAGACATAGTAAATCTAATGACGACAGCGGTGTTAAATCTGGTAGTGGTGAAGATACGGTTGACACTTTTGATGATGATAGTAAATATGACACTGCTAGTAGTCACAGCGCAGGAGTTGGAGATTCCAGAGCACCATCACCTTAG
- the LOC141430879 gene encoding uncharacterized protein isoform X3 has translation MDLSIYLWIAFMIIFSLVVYCCIYCRRFNREAARESNGHHITNQHRSNSDNDISYWANGWPVADLTDFNVDDRHQHGPTESYQGYSHDCGTDHKYSHHECDTGRIGEFGFHHV, from the exons aTGGATCTATCCATTTATCTCTGGATTGCATTCATG ATTATATTCAGTTTGGTGGTATACTGCTGCATATACTGCAGGCGCTTCAACAGAGAAGCAGCCAGAGAAAGCAATGGACATCACATCACAAATCAGCATCGAAGTAACAGCGATAACGACATCAGTTACTGGGCTAACGGATGGCCGGTTGCTGATCTTACTGACTTCAACGTTGATGACAGACATCAGCATGGTCCAACAGAGAGCTATCAAGGATATAGTCATGATTGTGGAACAGATCATAAATATAGTCATCACGAATGCGATACTGGACGTATTGGTGAATTTGGCTTTCATCACGTATAG
- the LOC141430879 gene encoding uncharacterized protein isoform X4, with amino-acid sequence MDLTIYLWIAFMIIFSLVVYCCIYCRRFNREAARESNGHHITNQHRSNSDNDISYWANGWPVADLTDFNVDDRHQHGPTESYQGYSHDCGTDHKYSHHECDTGRIGEFGFHHV; translated from the exons aTGGATCTAACCATTTATCTCTGGATTGCATTCATG ATTATATTCAGTTTGGTGGTATACTGCTGCATATACTGCAGGCGCTTCAACAGAGAAGCAGCCAGAGAAAGCAATGGACATCACATCACAAATCAGCATCGAAGTAACAGCGATAACGACATCAGTTACTGGGCTAACGGATGGCCGGTTGCTGATCTTACTGACTTCAACGTTGATGACAGACATCAGCATGGTCCAACAGAGAGCTATCAAGGATATAGTCATGATTGTGGAACAGATCATAAATATAGTCATCACGAATGCGATACTGGACGTATTGGTGAATTTGGCTTTCATCACGTATAG
- the LOC141431464 gene encoding uncharacterized protein isoform X1, producing the protein MDHTVLAVLGILMVLCLILFIGIYICKWIYEFYYWIKEKIWPSRETNEVSSGNIRSMTPIELRLPSYEEATRQLSDLTTRRRRRRRRNHSHNDVASDNVNNIERGVINTQLDGESTGDSNNGESSNENGNSNTRESENDRFNVTLSFGENNVVIFSSNNENGNESNAADDSGVKSGSGDDTTDKLDNMSISSIYETASGSSAGGGDSRAPSPWINF; encoded by the exons ATGGACCATACAGTACTTGCTGTTTTAGGAATAttg atggtgctgtgtttaatattatttatcggTATCTATATTTGCAAATGGATATATGAATTCTACTACTGGATTAAAGAGAAGATCTGGCCATCCAGAGAGACAAATGAAGTTTCCTCAGGAAATATACGAAGTATGACACCAATTGAGCTGCGACTGCCTAGTTACGAAGAAGCTACTAGACAACTTAGCGATTTAACTACAAGACGACGGCGACGACGACGGCGAAACCATAGTCACAATGACGTGGCATCTGATAATGTTAATAATATTGAAAGAGGTGTAATTAATACACAATTAGATGGAGAGTCTACAGGAGACAGCAATAATGGGGAAAGCAGCAATGAGAATGGAAACAGTAATACACGTGAATCGGAAAATGATAGATTTAATGTCACTTTAAGTTTCGGGGAAAATAATGTTgtaatatttagtagtaacaaCGAAAATGGCAATGAATCTAATGCTGCAGATGATAGCGGCGTGAAATCTGGTAGTGGTGATGATACTACTGACAAACTTGATAATATGAGTATTAGTAGCATATATGAGACTGCTAGTGGTAGCAGCGCAGGAGGTGGAGATTCCAGGGCACCGTCACCTtggattaatttttaa
- the LOC141430876 gene encoding uncharacterized protein has protein sequence MDFFVIFIFAILAFIILCICSIYIKWIAEVWCYGRRRDSICLEDLRRRREIEMLPPTYDEAIKTAGTEAVRRRSNQTVGPVNLNADDVNETPLNREACTHDDSGNGGNRDDSGVTSNLGEDVEVSSSSKVRRASKFNSPDDSGIQSTSGNDTDDKFDDLSSKYDTASENSAGGGDSLRAPSPWIDF, from the exons ATGGATTTCTTTGTGATTTTTATCTTCGCAATACTG GCGTTCATAATATTGTGCATCTGTTCTATTTACATCAAATGGATAGCTGAGGTTTGGTGTTACGGTAGACGACGAGACAGTATTTGCTTAGAGGATTTACGACGAAGACGAGAAATCGAGATGCTACCACCGACTTACGATGAAGCTATCAAAACGGCTGGTACTGAAGCTGTAAGACGACGTTCGAATCAAACTGTTGGACCCGTTAATTTAAATGCTGATGATGTTAACGAGACTCCATTAAATAGAGAGGCTTGTACACACGATGACTCTGGAAATGGTGGTAATAGGGATGACAGCGGTGTTACATCCAATTTAGGGGAAGATGTTGAAGTGAGTTCCAGTAGTAAAGTCAGAAGAGCAAGTAAATTTAACTCTCCAGATGACAGCGGTATTCAGTCTACTAGTGGTAATGATACTGATGACAAATTTGATGATTTGAGTAGCAAATATGACACTGCTAGTGAAAACAGCGCAGGAGGTGGAGACTCATTAAGGGCGCCATCACCTTGGATTGATTTTTAa
- the LOC141431465 gene encoding uncharacterized protein, with the protein MDNNLPYAVRVMGIMCLVAIILFFLICLCRGLCEKCFDREINRIYPEDIVIHNMGATEQPLPSYEEVTRPASAVTTRQLQRRRRNHRHDKLTSDHVNNNEKVDTNTQLDGDSTEESTIGDGDNDNESSGIRNIGNDSGITISLRKVVKLSNRKK; encoded by the coding sequence TGTTTGGtggccataatattgtttttcttaatCTGTCTATGCCGAGGTTTGTGTGAGAAATGTTTCGATAGAGAAATTAACAGAATTTACCCAGAGGACATAGTAATACACAATATGGGAGCCACCGAACAGCCCCTGCCTAGTTATGAGGAAGTTACTAGACCAGCAAGTGCTGTAACTACAAGGCAACTTCAACGACGTCGTCGTAACCATAGACATGATAAACTTACTTCTGATCATgtcaataataatgaaaaagtaGATACCAATACACAATTAGATGGAGATTCTACAGAAGAAAGTACCATAGGGGATGGTGACAATGATAATGAAAGCAGTGGTATACGCAATATTGGAAATGACAGCGGTATAACAATAAGTTTGAGGAAAGttgtaaaattaagtaacaggaaaaaataa
- the LOC141431464 gene encoding uncharacterized protein isoform X2, whose protein sequence is MVLCLILFIGIYICKWIYEFYYWIKEKIWPSRETNEVSSGNIRSMTPIELRLPSYEEATRQLSDLTTRRRRRRRRNHSHNDVASDNVNNIERGVINTQLDGESTGDSNNGESSNENGNSNTRESENDRFNVTLSFGENNVVIFSSNNENGNESNAADDSGVKSGSGDDTTDKLDNMSISSIYETASGSSAGGGDSRAPSPWINF, encoded by the coding sequence atggtgctgtgtttaatattatttatcggTATCTATATTTGCAAATGGATATATGAATTCTACTACTGGATTAAAGAGAAGATCTGGCCATCCAGAGAGACAAATGAAGTTTCCTCAGGAAATATACGAAGTATGACACCAATTGAGCTGCGACTGCCTAGTTACGAAGAAGCTACTAGACAACTTAGCGATTTAACTACAAGACGACGGCGACGACGACGGCGAAACCATAGTCACAATGACGTGGCATCTGATAATGTTAATAATATTGAAAGAGGTGTAATTAATACACAATTAGATGGAGAGTCTACAGGAGACAGCAATAATGGGGAAAGCAGCAATGAGAATGGAAACAGTAATACACGTGAATCGGAAAATGATAGATTTAATGTCACTTTAAGTTTCGGGGAAAATAATGTTgtaatatttagtagtaacaaCGAAAATGGCAATGAATCTAATGCTGCAGATGATAGCGGCGTGAAATCTGGTAGTGGTGATGATACTACTGACAAACTTGATAATATGAGTATTAGTAGCATATATGAGACTGCTAGTGGTAGCAGCGCAGGAGGTGGAGATTCCAGGGCACCGTCACCTtggattaatttttaa
- the LOC141430879 gene encoding uncharacterized protein isoform X1, with amino-acid sequence MLVGYGHHWAKYVTDRLYSVWWYTAAYTAGASTEKQPEKAMDITSQISIEVTAITTSVTGLTDGRLLILLTSTLMTDISMVQQRAIKDIVMIVEQIINIVITNAILDVLVNLAFITYSESVS; translated from the exons atgcTGGTGGGGTATGGACACCATTGGGCCAAGTACGTAACGGACAG ATTATATTCAGTTTGGTGGTATACTGCTGCATATACTGCAGGCGCTTCAACAGAGAAGCAGCCAGAGAAAGCAATGGACATCACATCACAAATCAGCATCGAAGTAACAGCGATAACGACATCAGTTACTGGGCTAACGGATGGCCGGTTGCTGATCTTACTGACTTCAACGTTGATGACAGACATCAGCATGGTCCAACAGAGAGCTATCAAGGATATAGTCATGATTGTGGAACAGATCATAAATATAGTCATCACGAATGCGATACTGGACGTATTGGTGAATTTGGCTTTCATCACGTATAGTGAAAGTGTTAGttga
- the LOC141430878 gene encoding uncharacterized protein codes for MYTETTAKIILGIGLATALLLILLVCVCICKDFYEGCCYRNRNRVLEEDIQNTQAIEMLPPDFVDVARAASILAGALVTTRRRQLNLGDDDVTSGNNSNNENDETDRQLSGEASGDGDKETENRGARIKRKRRVTFNLADDDDAGSSSKDKKDDKSKSPDDSDVKSSSDDDTVDKVEEVSSNDDSASSSRTGGGDAKALSPWADF; via the exons atGTATACGGAAACGACAGCCAAAATAATATTGGGAATAGGACTAGCG ACGGCGCTGCTTTTAATATTGTTGGTCTGTGTCTGTATCTGTAAAGATTTCTACGAAGGCTGCTGCTATAGAAATAGGAACAGAGTTTTAGAAGAGGACATACAAAATACGCAAGCCATTGAAATGCTACCGCCAGATTTCGTAGACGTTGCCAGAGCTGCTAGTATACTAGCTGGTGCTTTAGTAACAACACGGCGACGACAACTAAACCTTGGAGATGATGATGTTACTTCTGGTAATAACAgtaataatgaaaatgatgagACCGATAGACAGTTAAGTGGTGAAGCTTCTGGGGATGGCGATAAAGAGACTGAAAATAGAGGAGCACGTATTAAAAGAAAGCGCAGGGTTACATTTAATTTGGCAGACGATGACGATGCAGGTTCTAGTAGTAAAGACAAAAAAGATGATAAATCTAAGTCTCCCGATGATAGTGATGTCAAATCTAGTAGTGATGATGATACAGTTGACAAAGTTGAAGAAGTAAGTAGCAATGATGATAGTGCTAGTAGTAGCAGAACAGGAGGAGGAGACGCCAAAGCATTATCACCTTGGGCTGATTTTTAA